In Zingiber officinale cultivar Zhangliang chromosome 1A, Zo_v1.1, whole genome shotgun sequence, the DNA window TTCATCTTTTGTTCTACAGCTGCTTCATGTTTAATTGCTGGGAACTTGACATCACACGCCTACCTTATTTTTCTCGCAGGATTCTGGATATTAGCCAAACTTTTCACCAATGAGTTTAGAAGCAGCAGAGAGGGATATTATTTCTGTAACCCCTGAGATATCAAGGCCTAAAAGTTCAGTGGGAAGAAACCTGACAGGGAAAAAGGAAGGTTCATCTGAGGAAAAGCCAGTTCCTCATTACCTAAGAGCTTCCACAAATTCTTGCCATGATTTGTGCAAGTATGGAATAAAGCATGATGTCGAGGTTAAGAAAAGGCGACCTATTCGCAAAAAAAAATTAGCCAATAAAGACAACCCTATTGGTGAAAAAGATGAAGGCACCGTTGCTAACAAACTAGAGAGAGGAAAGAAAGATTATTCAGATTTGCCACCTGAGAAGCCAGAAAATGATATGCCACCTGAGAAGATAATTCAGATTTCTGATCTTCCAACTGAAAAGATAATTCAGCTTTTTGACTCGACTACAAATCCAGAAGAAGTTTCAGTTCAAGGTTCCATGGATTGGGAGTTCGATTTTCCCTCAAGTGCTAAGATGACTGATTCACTTGTTAAGCATGCACCTCCGAATCAAGATGACGGATCATCAGAGGAAACAACATGCATCGAACTAATGACGCCATCATCCGTTTCACCAAGCAATGCTTCTGATTTGCATGAGTCAAATTATCTGTCAGAAGGATTAGGATTACCTGTGAAGCCCATAAGCATCAATCTAGATCAGAAAGCAGTGGAGAATGTCATTGCCTTTAGCGAGATTGGACCTACAGAAGGATCATCAACTGAACCTGTCGTGGTAAAACTCATGGTTTCATCATCAACTGAACACATCAATGCTTCGGTCACTCATACATCTTCCATTCTTCTAGAAGAGATCCACCATACATCTTCCAATCTTCTAGAAGGGATCTCTGAAGAGCTGAATGCCACATTTCCTGTACAGGAACACACTGCTTCTAGTGAGCATATCACTTTAAGCGAACTGGACGCATCGCCTGTTGAAGTCTCAAGCGTGAagcctaagaatcacaaaaatgcAATATCAGCCAGGAAGGAACTTGCCAATGGTGGTATACCACGCAAGACAACAACACTATACGGTGCAAATAAAAGGGGACAAAAGGTAGGTCCTCTAGTAGCCAAAGCAAAAGGAGATATAACTGAACTCAAAAGTGCAGATGAAAATATTGGCGCCCACGGAAGAACCAAAATCATTCGACCTGCAAAGGTCATGGTATCTGGGATTTCAAATACAAAGGAAAAGAATTCGTTAAGTGTAATAAGCAAATCGGTAATTTCTAGTAAGACAGAGACTAAACAGATGAATAACAACCTTGTTGCTGAGACAACCAGGACAGTCAAGAAAAGAGCTTTATCAGCTGGTAAGACTGCTAATGAATCTTCTGAGCCAGCCAACCCCGTGAAAGCCAGGGATCTCTTACTTAAAGCTATGTCTCAATCAACTTCTTCAGAAAATCTGAATCAATTACAGAGTGATAAGATAAGCAAGGTTTCAAGCCATTCAGGTAGAGAAGTGAACAAAGTACTGGGGCAATCCTTGAGTTCTCTATCTGTGCGATCCCTTACTAGAAAAGTTTCAACAAGAAAGTTATGTAAAAACAGGAATATAACCCCCATCCCTCTGGTGAAAATTGAAAACAGAGCTGGGAAACTGGGACCAAAGAAAGAAAGTGGTGAATGTAGTGGGCCAAAACAAGAGAACATAAATCTCAGGTCTCTGAAGCAAAATGTTAGAAAGCATGTGGAAGTGAATAAATCTGTTGGGAAAGAGGGTAACATTGGTTCTAAATCTCTTGGAGTGAATGAACCTGATATGAGACAAGCAGTAGCACAAGGAAGCTCCATTGTTATATCGAAGGATAAAATTGGTAAACCACATAGAAGAACCGCAAGCATCCAGTCAGATAAATTATCTACACCTCTCAAGTTGAAATTCAGCAGAGGTAAGGTAGTCAACCTGCAATCTGAGAACAAGGCACCAAGAATACTGAAATTCAGACAGGCTAAAATAGCAAGTGACAAACAAAATGCTAAAGGTGACGTTGATACAAAATTTACTGTTATCTCCAAGAGTCAGATTGACAGACCACATAGAAGAACCGCAAGTGTCCACTTGGAAGATAAATTTTCCACCCCTCAGAAGTTGAAATTCAGAAGAGGTAAGGTCACTAGCCTGCAACCTGAGAACAATGTGCCAAGAATTCTCAGATTCAGACGTTGTAAATTGGCAAGTGACAACCAAAACGATGAAGGAGATTTCCATACAAAGTTTCTTAGGAGTGGTCGAAGTGTTCCAAACTCCAATGCTTCCCTTGCAAAAGCACTTCTAGTCGTTCTGAAGCACCAAGATGTGCAGAAAAAGAAAGACACACAACGTTTGTTGAATCAGGTGATTGAGGAAACTGCTAGTAAACTTGTTGTGACAAGGAAGAGCAAGGTGAAGGCCCTGGTTGGTGCTTTTGAAACTGTTATCTCACTTCACGAAGGCAAAGTGTCTCCTCCTCGAGTTCCACCAACTCTTTCTGATGCTTCATTTCCACGATTGCGTGCGTCATAATATTCTCTTCTTTGCCATTGAATCTGCATGAGATTGGATTGCATACTAATATGCTCTGAAGGTGTTCTCTCAGGCAACAGTAATAAAATTAGAATCAGAATAAAAGGCTAACAGGTTTTGCTTGTGTTTGTTTTAGTCCTGCTGTATATTTCAAATAAGTTTTGCTACTCGTTTTTCTATTTTGTTTGTACCTTGACTTTTCTCGTTCCACACTTGTCTAAGCTTAGTGGATAATCAAAACACCTGTCAGACAGTAATAAATAAAtttgcttttcattttttttttaaagttctcTTTGCACCTGTTCCCTTTTATAATAATCGACCATTTATCAAATGGTGTAGGTTcaatataatatttattaaaagacATAtcgtaattttatttttattaaatggtacaaaataaaaaataaagttttccTTTTACCCCTTCCGTCAATCTCCTCTTGTCAATCATCATTTTTCAAATATCTAAGTCACATTtttaattgaaaattattttatgattcgGATGCACGTCCTCTCATCctctctctccctccatccctcATCCTGGTCTTATAAACACGAAGCGATCATGAACCTCTGCTTGTTATACCTTCTCGTGTTATTTGGCGGCATTGCAAAAGACTATTTAGAGTTTAGAGATATTGTCGCAAGAATTTTAAGAGAAGAGTTCATAGGACAATAGCGATTAAGAACCGCATCGTTGAAGAACAAATTTGTAGTAAGAGGAAAATTAGTAGAAGAAGACAGTTAAAGATTTACCGATGTATGTATAAATTTACTACTGTAAAATAGGGTTGTcatgtaaaaaaaattacagtTTGGTAGTAAAGGGTGATGACAAAAATCATGTTTATGGTTTCATTCGATGTCTggggaataaatattcaacaacacttGTAATATGATGTACTCTAATACTTAATTAGTTTGCAAGGTGCTCCACTGTGATGCTAGATTTAAGTTAGACCTTGCTCATGCATGTTAGGTTGATATGGTAGGTATCAGGATATTGACCCTGATATgcaatcatatcagacccactgTATTCGTTGATCAAAAATTTGGGTTGATatcatatctaccttctcctcgCTTATCGCTTCGTAGTGATTGGGAGTTTGCATAAATCTAATTATCCTAGGTCCATAAATATGTTTAGACCAAAATCCACTTAAGGacctaaacttgtttgattacacCCAATGAACGTGTTGTTAATTTCTAGTGTTGTAAGGAGGCAAATTGTGCTATCCATTGCTTATTTAGGGCTCTGAGTGGTGGTCCAACGTTACCAGAAATTTCTGCTTCAATGAGGGTCTGACATgggatgatatcaggcccacattgggcctgatgtGGGATCATGTCAGTTCTTATGTGATCTTtggtta includes these proteins:
- the LOC122034432 gene encoding uncharacterized protein LOC122034432; the encoded protein is MSLEAAERDIISVTPEISRPKSSVGRNLTGKKEGSSEEKPVPHYLRASTNSCHDLCKYGIKHDVEVKKRRPIRKKKLANKDNPIGEKDEGTVANKLERGKKDYSDLPPEKPENDMPPEKIIQISDLPTEKIIQLFDSTTNPEEVSVQGSMDWEFDFPSSAKMTDSLVKHAPPNQDDGSSEETTCIELMTPSSVSPSNASDLHESNYLSEGLGLPVKPISINLDQKAVENVIAFSEIGPTEGSSTEPVVVKLMVSSSTEHINASVTHTSSILLEEIHHTSSNLLEGISEELNATFPVQEHTASSEHITLSELDASPVEVSSVKPKNHKNAISARKELANGGIPRKTTTLYGANKRGQKVGPLVAKAKGDITELKSADENIGAHGRTKIIRPAKVMVSGISNTKEKNSLSVISKSVISSKTETKQMNNNLVAETTRTVKKRALSAGKTANESSEPANPVKARDLLLKAMSQSTSSENLNQLQSDKISKVSSHSGREVNKVLGQSLSSLSVRSLTRKVSTRKLCKNRNITPIPLVKIENRAGKLGPKKESGECSGPKQENINLRSLKQNVRKHVEVNKSVGKEGNIGSKSLGVNEPDMRQAVAQGSSIVISKDKIGKPHRRTASIQSDKLSTPLKLKFSRGKVVNLQSENKAPRILKFRQAKIASDKQNAKGDVDTKFTVISKSQIDRPHRRTASVHLEDKFSTPQKLKFRRGKVTSLQPENNVPRILRFRRCKLASDNQNDEGDFHTKFLRSGRSVPNSNASLAKALLVVLKHQDVQKKKDTQRLLNQVIEETASKLVVTRKSKVKALVGAFETVISLHEGKVSPPRVPPTLSDASFPRLRAS